In Bradyrhizobium sp. WBOS07, the genomic window TTCGTCACCTGCACGGTTCGTCCCGCCACCGTCTGCGGCTACGCTCCGCGGCAGCGGCTCGACGTCGTGGTCAACATCCTGACCAACCTCGCGGTCAACACCGGCCGCATCCGCGTGTTCGGCGGAACGCAGAAGCGGCCCAACCTGCACATCCAGGACATGTCGGCGGCCTATCTGTTCCTGCTGCAGCAGGACGACGCGAAGATCGACGGCAAGACCTACAACATCGGCTATGAGAACCACTCGCTGATGAAGATCGCCGACATCGTCAAGTCGGTGGTCGGAGACAACGTCGACGTCGCCGTCGAGCCGACCGACGATCTGCGCTCCTACCACGTCTCTTCGGAGAAGATCCGCCGCGAGCTCGGATTTGCGCCGACCCACACGATCGAGCAGGCCGTGTCCGGTCTCGTGGACGCCTTCAAGGCCGGCCGCCTGCCGAACTCGCTCAACGATCCCCGATATTTCAACATCAAGATGATGCAGAACATCAGCCTGAAGTGAGCGGCGTGCGGATCGGCATCGATTTCGACAACACGATCATCTGCTACGACAAGGTCTTTGCCGCCGCCGCGCGCCAGCGCGGGCTGGTGCCCGAGGGCTGGGTGGGGCTGAAGACCGAAGTGCGGGATTTCCTGCGGTCCCGCGCCGGCGGCGAGCTGGCCTGGCAGGGGCTGCAAGGCTTCGTCTACGGCAAGGGCATCGTCGGCGCCGAGATCTATCCTGGGGTCCGTGAGTTTCTCTCCAGCTGCCGCAGGGCCGGCGCGAGCGTCTTCATCGTCAGCCACAAGACGCAGTTCGGCCATCAGGACCCCGATCGCGTCGACTTGCGCGAGGCCGCGCGCGGCTGGTTGAAAGCCGCGGGCCTCGTCGATACCGCCGATACGGCGCTGGCGGCGGGCAATGTTTATTTCGAGGACACGCTGGCGGCCAAGGTCGAGCGGCTCGCGAGCCTGAAGCTCGATATCTTCATCGACGATCTCGTCGATGTCTTCGAGCAGCCGCATTTTCCGAAGGCGACGCGATCGATCCTGTTCACGCAGTCGCGGCCGCCTCATCCCGCCCATTGCGAGCCGATCGCGAGCTGGGCGGACATCAGCCGCGGGGTGTTCGCGCCATGAGCGAGCCGGACCTGAACGCGCTGGATGCAATTTCGATCGGCAGCCGCCTGGCCGGCGCGCAGGTCGTTGCCGCTCAACCGGCGCGGTCCGGCGGCAACAACCGGGTGTTTCGGCTGGAGATGGCGAAGGGACCGCCCCTCGCCCTCAAGCATTATCCGTCCGACGGGCGCGATCGCCTGGGACAGGAATACGACGCGCTCACGTTTCTGTCGCGCCACGGCATCTCGTCGACGCCGCGGCCCATCGCAAAGGACGCAGATGCATTCTGCGCGCTGTATCAATGGTTCGACGGTGACGCGGCGGTGCTGCGTCCCCAGGAGAACGATGCCGACCAGCTGGCCGATTTCCTGATCGAATTGCAGAAATTGCGCGATGCCGAGGGTGCGCAGACCCTGCGGAACGCCTCGGCCAGCATCTTCTCGCCCGAGCAAGCCGTCGCCCAGTACGAGCAGCGCCTCGACGGATTGAGGAAGGCCGCGGACCATGATCCGGATCTGCGTGCGTTCATCGACGGCAGCCTGGTTCCCACCACCGCTGCCGCCGTTCGACGCCTCCGTCGACGTTATGCGGAACTCGGCCGGAATCCCGCAGCGGACCTCTTGCCCGCTCATCGCGCATTGAGCCCCTCGGACTTCGGGCTGCACAACGCGCTGCGCGCCGAAGACGGCAGGCTGCGCTTCATCGACTTCGAATATTTCGGGTGGGACGATCCGGTCAAGCTCGTGTCCGACACCGCAATTCACCCAGGCAGCGATCTGCCCGCGGCCAGCGCGAACCGATTGATCGAGAGGCTCTCGCGCGCTTTCGAAGCCGGGGATGACGCGTTTGCGATCCGCCGTGACGTGCTGTATCCTGTGTTCGGGGCGATTTGGTGCCTGATTGTCCTGAATGCCTATTTGCCCGAAAGCCGCTCCCGGCGCGCTCTGGCTGCGCAAGGTGGCGATCTGACGGTCCGCCTTGCCGGTCAGCTCGACAAAGCCCGCCGGCTTCATCAAACGATTTGCCAACGTGATCCAGATCTCACCCCACGCTGAAGCCGCCCTCACCTGCACGCTGGACGAGCGCAGTCTCTACTTGCGCCGCCTGGTCCTCGGTTCTGTCCGCTCCGCGGGACGCGGCCATGTCGGCCCGGCCCTGTCGCTGATCGAGATGGTCCGCGTGCTCTACGACGACGTGCTGCGGATCGACCCGCAAAATCCGCGCGATCCCAATCGCGATCGCGCCATCCTGAGCAAGGGCCACGGTTGTCTCGCGCTCTATGCCCTGCTCGCCGATCGCGGCTTCTTCCCGTTGTCGGAGCTCGAGGGCTTCTGCGGCTCCGACAGTATCCTGGGCGGACATCCCGAATACGGCATGGTGCCGGGGGTCGAGGCCTCGACCGGCGCGCTCGGACACGGCCTGTCGATCGGCGTCGGCCTTGCGCTCGCCGCCCGCATGCGCGAGCGCAGCTACCGGACCTTCGTCCTGCTCGGCGACGGCGAGATCAACGAGGGGTCGGTGTGGGAAGCCGCCATGGGCGCGGCCAAGCACGGGCTCGACAACCTGGTCGCCATGATCGACTACAACAAGCTGCAGAGCTACGGACCGACCGATTACGTCCTGCCGCTGGAGCCGCTCGCGGACAAATGGCGCAGCTTCGGCTTTGCCGTGCAGGAGCTCAACGGCCACGACATCGGCGCGCTGCGCACCGTCTTGAAGCAGGTCCCGGCCGTTCCGGGCAAACCCACCGCGATCATCTGCCATACCGTCAAGGGCAAGGGTCTGCCGCCCGCGGAATCCAACGCCGATTGGCATCACAAGAACAAGCTGACCGACAGCGAACTCGACGCCATTCGCGTCGCCGTCGGCGATTTTTGATCGGCTCCCCATGCGCAACACCGCGATGAACATGGTCCACAAGCTCGCCGCGCGCGACGAGCGGGTGCTCTACATCGGCTCCGATCCCGGCGCCGGCACGCTGCGCGCGATGAGCAAGGAGTTTCCCAAGCGCCATCTGATCGAGGGCATTTCGGAGGCGCACATCATCGGCATGTCGGCCGGTCTGGCGATGGAGGGCTTCGTGCCCTACGTCAACACCATCGCGACATTCCTCACCCGCCGCTGCTACGAGCAGGTCGCCGTCGATCTCTGCCTGCACAACCTGCCGGTACGGCTGATCGCCAATGGCGGCGGTCTCGTCTACGCGCCGCTCGGCCCCACCCACCAGGCGATCGAGGACATCGCCATCATGCGGGCGCTGCCGAACATGACGGTGATCTGCCCATGCGACGCCGACGAGGCCGCGCGCATGATGGACAAGACGCTCGACTGGACCGGGCCGATCTACATCCGGCTGGGCAAGGGCGGCGACGCCATCGTCTCGAAGGCCGAGCACGGCTTCGAGATCGGCAAGGCCATCCTGATGCGGCCGCCGGGCGACGTTCTCATGGTGACCACGGGCATCATGCTCCAGCGCGCCATCGCCGCCGCCGACCAGCTCGCCGCACAGGGCATTCGCGCCGGCATCCTGCACATGCACACGGTGAAGCCGCTCGACGCCGAGGCGCTGCTCCAGGCGGTGCGCGGCACCAAGCTCGTGGCGACGCTGGAGGAGCACGTGCCCTCCGGCGGCCTCGGCAGCGCCGTCGCCGAAACGCTGATCGACAGGCTCGGCTCCGGCTTTCCCGCCATGCTCCGGCTCTCGCTGCCGGACCGCTTCATGCACAATTACGGCTCGCAGGATTCGCTGCTGAAGAAGCACGGACTGTCCGCCAACGCCATCGCGACGTCGATCGAGCACGCGCTCGCGGCGTCGCGCAGCTCCGCTCCTCAACTTCATTCCACCTGACGGGTCACATGTACGACGTTCGATATTCCTATCTGCTCGAGCAATTCTCCGACCCCGCTCCGATCCTGGCCGAGATCGGCCGGCTGGTTGCGACCGGTGACTTCACCCTTGGCAAGCCCGTTGCCGAATTCGAGAAGCGCTTTGCCGAGCTGATCGGCGTGCGCCACGCCATCGGCGTCGGATCGGGCACTGACGCGCTCAAGCTGCCGCTCAAGGCGCTCGGCATCGGTCACGGCGACGAGGTCATCACCGCCGCCAACACCTTCATCGCCACCGTCGGTGCGATCGCGGAAACCGGTGCGAGGCCGGTGCTGGTCGATTGCGACGATTCCTTCTGCATGAACGTCGACCAGGTCGAGGCCGCGATCACCGAGAAGACCAAGGCGATCATGCCGGTGCAGTTGACCGGCGAGGTCACCGATATGGGCAAGCTGATGGCGATCGCCAAGCGTCGCAACGTGCCCGTGGTCGAGGACGCCTGCCAGGGCATCCTGTCGGAGTTTGCGGGCAAGCGCTCCGGCACGCACGGCATCGCGGCCGGCTTCTCCCTGCATCCGCTCAAGAACCTCAACGTCTGGGGCGATGCCGGCGTCGTCGTCACCAATGACGACGGCATGAACGAGAAGCTCCGCCTGATCCGCAACCACGGCATGAAGAACCGCGACGAGATCGCGATCCTCGGCTGCAATTCGCGGCTCGATTCCCTCCAGGCGGTCGTCGGCAACTGGCTGATCGGTCAAACCAGCGAGATCACGCGGCGCCGGATCGAGAATGCCGCCTATTACGACGCGGGCCTTGCCGGCCTGCCTGGCCTGCGCGTCCCGCCGCGCCGGCCCAACGTGAAGCACGTCTACCATCTCTACATGGTGTTCGCCGAACGCCGCGACGAGCTTTACAAGTACTGCCTGGATAACGGCATCGAGGCCAAGATCCACTATCCGATCCCACTGTATCAGCAGGAAGGCCTGAAGCATCTCGGCTACGCGCCCGGCACCTTCCCGGTCACCGACCGCCATGCCAAGGAGGTCATCAGCTTCCCCGTCGACCAGCATCTGACGCGCGCGCAGCAGGACCGCGTCATCGAGACCGTCAGGAAGTTCTGCCATGGACGCTGACACCGGCCGCCGGCGCATCGGTTACGTCAATCTTCCCGCGCAATTCGAGGAAGAGCGCGCCGAGATCATGCAGGCGGTGGAAGGTGTATTCCAGCGCGGCGACTTCATCGGCGGCGCGGCGGTAGGCAAGCTCGAGGAGGAATTGTCGGCCTATCTCGGCTCGCCGCATGTGGTGACGCTGAATTCCGGCACCGACGCGCTGATCCTGGCCTTGCGGGCGCTCGACATCGGCCCCGGCGACGAGGTCATCACGCCCCCGAATTCGTTCGTGGCCTCGACCGCCGCGATCATCGCGGTCGGCGCCACGCCGGTGTTTGCGGACGTGCTGCCGGACCAGAACATCGATCCGGCCGCGGTCGAGGCCGCGGTCACGGCGCGCACCAAGGCGATCATGCCGGTGCATCTGACCGGGCGCATGGCCGACATGACCCCGCTGATGGCGATCGCGGACAAGCACGCGCTCGCGGTGATCGAGGACAGCGCCCAGGCGGTCGGCTCGACATATGACGGCCGGATGAGCGGCACCATCGGCACGTTCGGTTGCTTCTCCGCCCATCCCTTGAAGAATCTCAACGCGGCCGGCGATGCCGGTTTCCTCGTCACCGCCGACGCCGATCTCGCGGCCAGAATCCGCAGACTGCGCAACCACGGCCTGATCAACCGCAGCGACGTCCAGGAATGGGGCATCGTCTCACGGCTCGACACGCTGCAGGCTGAGGTGCTGCGCGTGCGCCTGCGTCATCTGCCCTCGGTGATCGAACGCCGGCGGCGCAACGCCGCGCAATACCGCGCCGAGCTGGAAGGCCTGCCTCTGTTCATTCCGCCCTGCCGCAACATCGAGTTCAACACCTTCCATACCTTCGTGGTGCAGACCGACCGGCGCAACGACTTCCAGAAATATCTGGCCGACAAGGGCATCGAGACCGCCATCCACTATCCGATCCCGATCCACCTGCAGCCGGCGGCGGCGCATCTGGGTCATGGCCGCGGCGCGTTCCCGGTGACCGAGCGGCAGGCGGACCAGATCCTCACGCTTCCCATCAACCAGTTCCTGTCGGCCGCCGATATCAGCTATATCTGCGCGACCGCCCGGGAGTACTTTGCATGACGGATACGGACTTCCTTCAGGCTGACGAGCAGGAGCTGGCGCAGCGCTTCATCGACGACGG contains:
- a CDS encoding NAD(P)-dependent oxidoreductase → MIDRKWNVMVTGGAGYVGSVLVPQLLAAGHKVTVLDLFMYGDDVFNAVRDNPNLRLIKGDIRDEAAVNEALRGNDAVIHLACISNDPSFELDPALGKSINYDCFRPMVRAAKKAGIKRFIYASSSSVYGIKDEAEVTEELSCEPLTDYSKFKAMCETDLAEEAAPGFVTCTVRPATVCGYAPRQRLDVVVNILTNLAVNTGRIRVFGGTQKRPNLHIQDMSAAYLFLLQQDDAKIDGKTYNIGYENHSLMKIADIVKSVVGDNVDVAVEPTDDLRSYHVSSEKIRRELGFAPTHTIEQAVSGLVDAFKAGRLPNSLNDPRYFNIKMMQNISLK
- a CDS encoding aminoglycoside phosphotransferase family protein, with translation MSEPDLNALDAISIGSRLAGAQVVAAQPARSGGNNRVFRLEMAKGPPLALKHYPSDGRDRLGQEYDALTFLSRHGISSTPRPIAKDADAFCALYQWFDGDAAVLRPQENDADQLADFLIELQKLRDAEGAQTLRNASASIFSPEQAVAQYEQRLDGLRKAADHDPDLRAFIDGSLVPTTAAAVRRLRRRYAELGRNPAADLLPAHRALSPSDFGLHNALRAEDGRLRFIDFEYFGWDDPVKLVSDTAIHPGSDLPAASANRLIERLSRAFEAGDDAFAIRRDVLYPVFGAIWCLIVLNAYLPESRSRRALAAQGGDLTVRLAGQLDKARRLHQTICQRDPDLTPR
- a CDS encoding transketolase, which codes for MIQISPHAEAALTCTLDERSLYLRRLVLGSVRSAGRGHVGPALSLIEMVRVLYDDVLRIDPQNPRDPNRDRAILSKGHGCLALYALLADRGFFPLSELEGFCGSDSILGGHPEYGMVPGVEASTGALGHGLSIGVGLALAARMRERSYRTFVLLGDGEINEGSVWEAAMGAAKHGLDNLVAMIDYNKLQSYGPTDYVLPLEPLADKWRSFGFAVQELNGHDIGALRTVLKQVPAVPGKPTAIICHTVKGKGLPPAESNADWHHKNKLTDSELDAIRVAVGDF
- a CDS encoding transketolase family protein — translated: MRNTAMNMVHKLAARDERVLYIGSDPGAGTLRAMSKEFPKRHLIEGISEAHIIGMSAGLAMEGFVPYVNTIATFLTRRCYEQVAVDLCLHNLPVRLIANGGGLVYAPLGPTHQAIEDIAIMRALPNMTVICPCDADEAARMMDKTLDWTGPIYIRLGKGGDAIVSKAEHGFEIGKAILMRPPGDVLMVTTGIMLQRAIAAADQLAAQGIRAGILHMHTVKPLDAEALLQAVRGTKLVATLEEHVPSGGLGSAVAETLIDRLGSGFPAMLRLSLPDRFMHNYGSQDSLLKKHGLSANAIATSIEHALAASRSSAPQLHST
- a CDS encoding DegT/DnrJ/EryC1/StrS aminotransferase family protein; translation: MYDVRYSYLLEQFSDPAPILAEIGRLVATGDFTLGKPVAEFEKRFAELIGVRHAIGVGSGTDALKLPLKALGIGHGDEVITAANTFIATVGAIAETGARPVLVDCDDSFCMNVDQVEAAITEKTKAIMPVQLTGEVTDMGKLMAIAKRRNVPVVEDACQGILSEFAGKRSGTHGIAAGFSLHPLKNLNVWGDAGVVVTNDDGMNEKLRLIRNHGMKNRDEIAILGCNSRLDSLQAVVGNWLIGQTSEITRRRIENAAYYDAGLAGLPGLRVPPRRPNVKHVYHLYMVFAERRDELYKYCLDNGIEAKIHYPIPLYQQEGLKHLGYAPGTFPVTDRHAKEVISFPVDQHLTRAQQDRVIETVRKFCHGR
- a CDS encoding DegT/DnrJ/EryC1/StrS aminotransferase family protein — encoded protein: MDADTGRRRIGYVNLPAQFEEERAEIMQAVEGVFQRGDFIGGAAVGKLEEELSAYLGSPHVVTLNSGTDALILALRALDIGPGDEVITPPNSFVASTAAIIAVGATPVFADVLPDQNIDPAAVEAAVTARTKAIMPVHLTGRMADMTPLMAIADKHALAVIEDSAQAVGSTYDGRMSGTIGTFGCFSAHPLKNLNAAGDAGFLVTADADLAARIRRLRNHGLINRSDVQEWGIVSRLDTLQAEVLRVRLRHLPSVIERRRRNAAQYRAELEGLPLFIPPCRNIEFNTFHTFVVQTDRRNDFQKYLADKGIETAIHYPIPIHLQPAAAHLGHGRGAFPVTERQADQILTLPINQFLSAADISYICATAREYFA